GGTTCGGCGCGGCGACACGGTTTCGCTGATGATGGCGAACCGGATCGAGTTCTACCCGCTCGAGGTGGGCGCTCAACACGTCGGCGCCACTTCGTTTTCGGTGTATAACACTTTGCCCGCCGAGCAGCTGACCTATGTGTTCGACAACGCGGGCACCAAGGTGGTGATCTGCGAAGAGCAGTATGTCGACCGCATCCGCGCCAGCGGTTCGTCCATCGAGCGCATCGTCTGCGTTGACGGCACGCCGGCGGGCACGCTGTCGGTGGAGGGCCTATACAGCGCCGCGTCCAGCGACTTCGACTTCGAGTCGACGTGGCGTGCGGTGCAACCCGCGGACGTTGTCACGCTGATCTACACCTCCGGTACCACCGGCAACCCCAAGGGTGTGGAGATGACCCACACGAACCTGCTATTCGAGGGCTATGCCATCGACGAGGTGCTCGGGATCCGGTTCGGTGATCGGGTGACGTCGTTCCTGCCGTCGGCCCACATCGCCGACCGGATGAGCGGTCTGTACTTCCAGGAGATGTTTGGCACGCAGGTCACGGTGGTAGCCGACCCGCGCGCAATTGCAGCTGCGCTGCCCGACGTGCGGCCCACCGTCTGGGTTGCGGTGCCTCGCGTATGGGAGAAGCTTAAGGCCGGAATCGAATTCGCGGTCGGCCAGGAGACGGACGAGATGAAGCGGCAGGCGTTGGCGTGGGCGATGTCGGTGGCCGCGAAGCGCGCCGGAGCGCTGCTCGCCGGCGAACCGATGTCGGATGCGGTGGCCGCCGAGTGGGTCAAGGCCGACGAGTTGGTGCTGTCGAAGCTGCGGGAGCGGCTCGGCTTCGGGGATCTCCGGTGGGCGATGTCGGGCGCGGCTCCGGTCCCGAAGGAAACGCTGGCCTTCTTTGCCAGCATCGGCCTTCAGATCGGTGAGGTGTGGGGAATGTCGGAGCTCAGCGCCGCCGCCACCGTGAGCCATCCTGGCGACGCGCGCCCGGGCAGCGTCGGCAAATTGCTCCCTGGTCTGGAAGGCAAGATCGCCGAGGACGGCGAGTTTTTGGTGCGCGGCCCGCTGGTGATGAGGGGTTATCGCAAGGAACCCGCCAAGACCGCGGAGGCGATCGATTCCGACGGTTGGCTGCACACCGGCGATATCTTCGACATCGACTCCGAAGGCTACCTGCGAGTGGTGGATCGCAAGAAGGAGTTGATCATTAACGCGGCCGGAAAGAACATGTCACCGGCCAACATTGAGAACACCGTCCTGGCCGCGTGCCCCATGGTCGGCGTCGTGATCGCGATCGGCGACGGGCGGCCGTACAACACCGCACTGATGGTTTTCGACGCGGACTCGGTCGGCCCGTATGCGGCCGAGCGCGGCCTGCCGGACGCCTCACCCGCGGCCCTGGCGGCTGACCCGGACGTGATCGCACGGATTGCCGCCGGTGTGGCCGAGGGCAACGCCAAACTGTCGCGGGTCGAGCAAATCAAGCGGTTCCGCGTTTTGCCCACCTTGTGGGAGCCGGGCGGTGACGAGATAACCCTGACGATGAAACTCAAGCGCCGTCCGATCGCCATGAAGTATTCCGCGGAGATCGAACAGCTCTACGCGAATGAGCCGGGTCCGGAGATCCATGAGCCCGCTGCCGCGCCATCGGTACAACCGGCGTGACGGGGGACAGCCGGTGACTGCACGGGATGTTGGCCGCATCGGGCTGCGAAAGGTGCTGCAGCGCACCGGCATTGTTGCTGAGTCGACGACGCCACTGGCGACTGATCCGGCCGAGGTTACCCAGTTGCTGGGCGCCCCATGGTATGACGACCGGCTGTGTGCGCTGGCCGACGAGTTCGGGCGCGACCCGGACAGCGTGCGCGCCGAGGCCGCGGGCTACCTGCGGGAGATGGCCGCCTCACTGGACGAGCGAGCGGTTGAGGCGTGGCGCGGCTTCAGCCGTTGGCTCATGCGGGCCTACGACGTCCTGGTCGACGAGGACCAGATCACGTCCCTGCGCAAGCTGGATCGCAAAGCGACCCTGGCATTCGCCTTTTCGCATCGCTCCTACTTGGATGGCATGCTGCTGCCCGAGGCGATCCTGGCCAACCGGCTCTCGCCGGCGCTGACCTTCGGCGGGGCGAACCTGAACTTCTTTCCAATGGGCGCTTGGGCCAAACGTACCGGGGCGATCTTCATTCGACGTCAGACCAAAGATATTCCCGTGTACCGCTTCGTATTACGTGCCTACGCCGCGCAGTTGGTGCAAAACCACATGAACCTCACCTGGTCGATCGAAGGGGGCAGGACCAGGACCGGCAAGCTGCGTCCACCGGTGTTCGGGATCCTGCGGTACATCACCGATGCGGTCGACGAAATCGACGGTCCCGAAGTGTATTTGGTGCCGACCTCGATCGTGTACGACCAGTTGCATGAGGTGGAGGCCATGACCACCGAGGCTTATGGCGCGGTGAAGCGGCCCGAAGACCTGCGGTTCCTGATCCGGCTGGCGCGCCAGCAGGGTGAGCGACTCGGCCGCGCCTACCTCGACTTCGGCGAGCCGCTGCCGCTGCGCAAGCGCCTCGAGGAGATGCGCGCCGACAGGTCGGGGATCGGTACCGAGATCGAACGCATCGCGTTGGACGTCGAGCACCGGATCAACCGCGCTACACCGGTAACTCCTACTGCCGTGGTGAGTTTGGCGCTGCTGGGCGCGGACCGCTCGTTGTCCATCAGTGAGGTCCTGGCGACGGTCCGCCCGTTGGCCAGCTACATCGCGGCCCGCAACTGGGCGGTGGCCGGCGTGGCCGATCTGACGAATCGGTCGACGATCCGGTGGACCTTGCACGAGATGGTCGCCTCCGGCGTGGTGAGCGTCTACGACGCAGGCACCGAAGCCGTCTGGGGTATCGGCGAGGACCAGCACCTGGTCGCGGCGTTCTACCGCAACACCGCGATCCATATCTTGGTCGACCGGGCCATCGCGGAGATGGCGTTGCTGGCGGCCACCGAGGTCGCTGAGGTCGCTGGGGTCTCCGGGAACGCCGAGACCGCTGGGGTCGCCGCGACCTCCGCGACCTCCGAGAACTCCGTGAGCGGCTGGGTTTCACCGGCGACCGTGCGTGACGAGGCGTTGAGCTTGCGCGAGTTGCTGAAGTTCGAGTTCTTGTTCTCCGGCCGGGCGCAGTTCGAGAAGGACCTCGTCGACGAGGTGCTTCTCATTGGGCCGGTGGCCGACACCACCAAGCCCGCGGCCGCAGCCGATGTGCGGCGGCTGCTGGAATCGGCTGACGTGCTGCTGGCTCACCTGGTGCTGCGGCCGTTCCTCGATGCGTACCACATCGTCGCCGACCGGCTGGCCGCCCACGAGGACGACGTTTTCGACGAGGATGTGTTCCTCGCCGAGTGTCTGCAGGTCGGCAAGCAGTGGGAGCTGCAGCGCAGAATCGCCAGTGCCGAGTCGAGGTCGATGGAGCTGTTCAAGACCGCACTGCGGCTGGCTCGACATCGGGAGCTGGTCGACGTTGCCGATTCTGCGGACATCGCCAAACGCCGACAGCAGTTCGCCGACGAGATCGCTACGGCGACAAGACGGGTCAACACACTCGCAGAACTGGCCCGGAGGCGATGAGCGGGGCGTTTCTAGTTCTGCGCCGCGAGTCGTCCATCACGAACGGGTCAAACGGTGGACGCGCAATCGCGCCGGGCATAGGCTGAACGTGATCTAGATCACTTGCCAGCAACGGAGGAGGCGGGACTATGGTCGCGACCACGACGCACTTCCCGAAGCAAAAGGCGCCCTGCGGGCACATGGTTGACGGCGACCACCACGTCGAGCGCGACGACGAGGGCCTCACCTATGACGACTTGAGGTACTCCTGCGGGTGCCGCGAAATCCGGCATTTCTACCACGACGGATCCATGCGGCTACGCACGATTCGACACAATGGAAAAGTGTTGCGGGACGAGCACAGCGGCGATCACGAAGCGTAAGCCACCGCGATGACCGCCACGCACAACATCGTGGTGATCGGGGGTGGCGGCGCGGGTCTGCGCGCCGCAATAGCGATAGCCGAAACGAATCCGCACCTCAGCGTGGCGATCGTCTCCAAGGTGTACCCGATGCGCAGCCACACCGTCTCGGCAGAGGGTGGTGCTGCAGCGGTCGTGGGTGACGACGACAGCCTCGACGAACATGCGCACGACACCGTGTCCGGTGGCGACTGGCTGTGCGACCAAGACGCGGTCGAGGCCTTCGTGGCCGAGGCGCCGAAAGAGTTGTTTCAGCTCGAGCACTGGGGTTGCCCCTGGAGCCGCAAGCCTGATGGGCACATTGCCGTTCGCCCATTCGGCGGAATGAAGAAACTCCGTACCTGGTTTGCCGCGGACAAGACGGGATTTCACCTGCTGCACACCTTGTTTCAGCGTACGCTCGCATACCCCGACATCGTGCGCTATGACGAGTGGTTCGCGACCACGTTGCTGGTCGATGACGGCAGGGTATGCGGTCTGGTCGCCATCGAGCTGGTGAGCGGGCGCATCGAAACGATTCTCGCCGACGCGGTGATCCTGTGCACCGGCGGATGCGGGCGGGTGTTTCCGTTTACCACCAACGCGAACATCAAGACCGGCGATGGAATGGCGCTCGCGTACCGGGCGGGCGCCCCGCTGAAAGATATGGAATTCGTCCAATACCACCCCACCGGACTGCCGTTCACCGGGATCTTGATCACCGAGGCCGCACGAGCTGAAGGCGGCTGGCTGCTCAACAAGGACGGCTACCGCTATCTGCAGGACTACGACCTCGGCAGGCCCACGCCCGAGCCCAAGCTGCGCAGCATGGAGCTCGGGCCGAGGGATCGTGTGTCCCAGGCGTTCGTGCACGAGCACGAGAAGGGAAGGACGGTCGACACCCCGTACGGACCTGTCGTCTACCTCGACATCCGGCACCTCGGCGCCCGCGTGATCAACGAGAAGTTGCCCTTCATCCGTGAGCTGTGCCGCGACTACCAGCACATCGACCCGGTGAACGAACTTATCCCCGTGCAACCCGTAGTGCACTACATGATGGGAGGCGTCCACACCGATATCGATGGCGCCGCAACGCTTCCGGGGCTATACGCCGCGGGCGAAACAGCATGCGTGAGTATCAATGGCGCCAACCGACTGGGCTCGAACTCGCTGCCGGAGCTGCTGGTATTCGGTGCTCGAGCGGGCCGCGCTGCCGCGGATTACGCAGTGCAACTTGGAAAGACGGACCGCGGCCCGTCGTCCGCGGTGCGGGCTCAGGCACGCACTGAGGAGTTGCGGCTGGAACGCGAGCTCAGTCGCCATGCTGCGGGAGGCGAACGAATCGCGGACATTCGGGCGGATATGCAAGCGACGTTGGAAACCGCCGCGGGAATTTACCGGGACGGTCCCACCCTGACCAAAGCGGCCGACCAGATTCGAGTGCTGCAGGAACGATTCGCCAAGGCTGGCATCGACGATCACAGCCACACGTTCAATACCGAGCTGACTGCGTTACTCGAGTTGTCGGGGATGCTCGACATTGCACAGACGATCGTCGAATCTGGTTTGCGCCGCGAAGAATCCCGTGGTGCGCATCAACGAACCGACTTTCCGAACCGCGACGACGAGCATTTCCTGGCGCACACACTGGTTCATCGAGAATCCGACGGAACAGCGCGAGTCGGCTACCTTCCGGTCACGATCACGCGCTGGCCCCCGAGCGAACGCGTGTATGGGAGGTAGGGATGGCGGACCGAATCGTCATGGAGGTATCCAGGTATCGGCCCGAGACCGAGTCGGAGCCGGTCTTTGAGGCCTACGAGGTTCCCCTCACCCGCGAGTGGGCGGTCCTCGATGGTCTGAACTACATCAAGGATCACCTCGACGGAACGCTAACCTTCCGCTGGTCGTGCCGCATGGGTATCTGCGGCAGCAGTGGCGTGACCATCAATGGCGACCCAAAACTGGCGTGCGCGACGTTCCTTGCCGACTACCTGCCCGGACCGGTACGAGTGGAGCCGATGCGAAACTTCCCGGTCATCCGCGATCTCGTCGTCGATATCAGTGACTTCATGGCCAAGCTACCGAGCGTCAAGCCCTGGATCATCCGGGACGATGAGCGCTCCGTCGAGGATGGCGAATACCGGCAGACCCCGGCCGAATTGGACGAATTTAAGCAGTTCAGCATGTGTATCAACTGCATGCTGTGCTACTCGGCATGCCCGGTCTATGCGCTGGACCCCGACTTCCTCGGTCCCGCGGCCATCGCGCTGGGGCAGCGCTACAACCTGGACTCGCGCGACGAGGGCGCGCCGGATCGCCGGGACGTGCTCGCCGCGGCCGACGGCGCGTGGGCGTGCACCCTGGTGGGCGAATGCTCGACGGCGTGTCCAAAAGGCGTCGATCCGGCCGGCGCGATCCAGCGCTACAAGCTGACCGCGGCAACGCACTCACTGAAGAAGCTCCTGTTCCCGCGGGGGGCCCAATGACCACCTATCGTCAGCCGGTCGACCGGTATTGGTGGGCCAAACGGCGGTCCTACCTGTGGTTCATGCTGCGCGAGAAGAGCTGCGTGTTCGTGGCCTGGTCCGTGCTGTATCTGGTGCTGCTGGTGCGCGCCGTCGGAGCGGGTGCAGATACCTACCAACGATTCCTGGACTTCAGCGCCCATCCGCTCGTGGTTGCGCTCAACATCGTCGCGTTGATTTTCCTACTGCTGCACGCAATTACCTGGTTCGGTCTGGCGCCTCGTGCGATGGTCATTCATATTCGGCGCCGCCGCGTTCCTGCCCGCGCGGTCCTTGCGGGGCACTACGCGGCATGGTTGGTGGTGTCGGTGGCCGTTGCCTGGATGGTCATTTCATGAATGGCGCGACGCCGGATCGAAGGGCTCGCCGTCCGTCAGCAGAGCCTTTCCTGTGGCTGCTGTTCAGCGCGGGGGGCATGGCGACCGCCCTCGCTGTGCCCGCCCTGTTGTTCCTATTTGGATTGGCGTTTCCGCTTGGGTGGCTCGCTGCGCCGGACCACGCCCACCTGCTGACGATGGTGCGCAATCCGATTATCAAGCTTGGTTTGCTGGGCCTTGTGGTGTTGGCCCTGTTCCACGCGGCACACCGGTTCCGGTTCGTGCTCGAACACGGGCTGCAACTGGGCCGGTTCGACCGGGTGATCGCCATGTGTTGTTACGGCACGGCCGTGTTGGGGTCGGCGGCCGCGGGTTCGGTATTGCTGACCGCGTGAGGCCG
The nucleotide sequence above comes from Mycobacterium decipiens. Encoded proteins:
- the fadD11 gene encoding fatty acid--CoA ligase FadD11 gives rise to the protein MATTERPTTMCEAFQRTAAIDPDAVALRTPGGTQTLTWREYAAQVRQVAAGLAGLGVRRGDTVSLMMANRIEFYPLEVGAQHVGATSFSVYNTLPAEQLTYVFDNAGTKVVICEEQYVDRIRASGSSIERIVCVDGTPAGTLSVEGLYSAASSDFDFESTWRAVQPADVVTLIYTSGTTGNPKGVEMTHTNLLFEGYAIDEVLGIRFGDRVTSFLPSAHIADRMSGLYFQEMFGTQVTVVADPRAIAAALPDVRPTVWVAVPRVWEKLKAGIEFAVGQETDEMKRQALAWAMSVAAKRAGALLAGEPMSDAVAAEWVKADELVLSKLRERLGFGDLRWAMSGAAPVPKETLAFFASIGLQIGEVWGMSELSAAATVSHPGDARPGSVGKLLPGLEGKIAEDGEFLVRGPLVMRGYRKEPAKTAEAIDSDGWLHTGDIFDIDSEGYLRVVDRKKELIINAAGKNMSPANIENTVLAACPMVGVVIAIGDGRPYNTALMVFDADSVGPYAAERGLPDASPAALAADPDVIARIAAGVAEGNAKLSRVEQIKRFRVLPTLWEPGGDEITLTMKLKRRPIAMKYSAEIEQLYANEPGPEIHEPAAAPSVQPA
- a CDS encoding lysophospholipid acyltransferase; translation: MTARDVGRIGLRKVLQRTGIVAESTTPLATDPAEVTQLLGAPWYDDRLCALADEFGRDPDSVRAEAAGYLREMAASLDERAVEAWRGFSRWLMRAYDVLVDEDQITSLRKLDRKATLAFAFSHRSYLDGMLLPEAILANRLSPALTFGGANLNFFPMGAWAKRTGAIFIRRQTKDIPVYRFVLRAYAAQLVQNHMNLTWSIEGGRTRTGKLRPPVFGILRYITDAVDEIDGPEVYLVPTSIVYDQLHEVEAMTTEAYGAVKRPEDLRFLIRLARQQGERLGRAYLDFGEPLPLRKRLEEMRADRSGIGTEIERIALDVEHRINRATPVTPTAVVSLALLGADRSLSISEVLATVRPLASYIAARNWAVAGVADLTNRSTIRWTLHEMVASGVVSVYDAGTEAVWGIGEDQHLVAAFYRNTAIHILVDRAIAEMALLAATEVAEVAGVSGNAETAGVAATSATSENSVSGWVSPATVRDEALSLRELLKFEFLFSGRAQFEKDLVDEVLLIGPVADTTKPAAAADVRRLLESADVLLAHLVLRPFLDAYHIVADRLAAHEDDVFDEDVFLAECLQVGKQWELQRRIASAESRSMELFKTALRLARHRELVDVADSADIAKRRQQFADEIATATRRVNTLAELARRR
- the frdA gene encoding fumarate reductase (quinol) flavoprotein subunit, giving the protein MTATHNIVVIGGGGAGLRAAIAIAETNPHLSVAIVSKVYPMRSHTVSAEGGAAAVVGDDDSLDEHAHDTVSGGDWLCDQDAVEAFVAEAPKELFQLEHWGCPWSRKPDGHIAVRPFGGMKKLRTWFAADKTGFHLLHTLFQRTLAYPDIVRYDEWFATTLLVDDGRVCGLVAIELVSGRIETILADAVILCTGGCGRVFPFTTNANIKTGDGMALAYRAGAPLKDMEFVQYHPTGLPFTGILITEAARAEGGWLLNKDGYRYLQDYDLGRPTPEPKLRSMELGPRDRVSQAFVHEHEKGRTVDTPYGPVVYLDIRHLGARVINEKLPFIRELCRDYQHIDPVNELIPVQPVVHYMMGGVHTDIDGAATLPGLYAAGETACVSINGANRLGSNSLPELLVFGARAGRAAADYAVQLGKTDRGPSSAVRAQARTEELRLERELSRHAAGGERIADIRADMQATLETAAGIYRDGPTLTKAADQIRVLQERFAKAGIDDHSHTFNTELTALLELSGMLDIAQTIVESGLRREESRGAHQRTDFPNRDDEHFLAHTLVHRESDGTARVGYLPVTITRWPPSERVYGR
- the sdhB gene encoding succinate dehydrogenase iron-sulfur subunit; its protein translation is MADRIVMEVSRYRPETESEPVFEAYEVPLTREWAVLDGLNYIKDHLDGTLTFRWSCRMGICGSSGVTINGDPKLACATFLADYLPGPVRVEPMRNFPVIRDLVVDISDFMAKLPSVKPWIIRDDERSVEDGEYRQTPAELDEFKQFSMCINCMLCYSACPVYALDPDFLGPAAIALGQRYNLDSRDEGAPDRRDVLAAADGAWACTLVGECSTACPKGVDPAGAIQRYKLTAATHSLKKLLFPRGAQ
- a CDS encoding fumarate reductase subunit C (part of four member fumarate reductase enzyme complex FrdABCD which catalyzes the reduction of fumarate to succinate during anaerobic respiration; FrdCD are the membrane components which interact with quinone and are involved in electron transfer; FrdAB are the catalytic subcomplex consisting of a flavoprotein subunit and an iron-sulfur subunit, respectively; the catalytic subunits are similar to succinate dehydrogenase SdhAB); amino-acid sequence: MTTYRQPVDRYWWAKRRSYLWFMLREKSCVFVAWSVLYLVLLVRAVGAGADTYQRFLDFSAHPLVVALNIVALIFLLLHAITWFGLAPRAMVIHIRRRRVPARAVLAGHYAAWLVVSVAVAWMVIS
- the frdD gene encoding fumarate reductase subunit FrdD: MNGATPDRRARRPSAEPFLWLLFSAGGMATALAVPALLFLFGLAFPLGWLAAPDHAHLLTMVRNPIIKLGLLGLVVLALFHAAHRFRFVLEHGLQLGRFDRVIAMCCYGTAVLGSAAAGSVLLTA